One Phocoena phocoena chromosome 5, mPhoPho1.1, whole genome shotgun sequence genomic window, TTTTATGATATATTATTTATTGAAATCAGGCAATTCAGTTACTTCATGCCACTTCCCTGATGTGTATTGATGCTTCCCTAATCTtatttctgaaagttttattATCATTGCTGTGTCATTATGGCATTATTCCCAACTCCATCACTTactaatgaggtgactttgggcaagttacttaactaatTTGAGCCTGTTTCCTAAactgaaaaaaaggaataattatataggtatgtatatatacacatatacttcctaaggttgtgaggattaaatatagTAATGTATAGAAGCACGTAGAACAGTGTTTGGCCCATGGTGAAACACTCATACATGTTTAttcccttatttttctcattatttaaagcatttttaaatactACTAGAGATTTTACAGTGTAATAAAGAGTtgatcattcatccattcatttggcaaacatttactgagtgcttctgAAAGCCACTGAGGATTGGAGCTGGggataaaataatttacataaaacacaGTCCATGCCATCAAAGAATTTACAGTCTAGTAGGGAActttaaataattgaaaaggcAATTTCAATACAGTATTGTAAATGCTATGACAAGAATAGGCATAGGATGTTATAGGAGCACAAAGTGGGGGCACCCAGTCCAGTccttgggggaggtgggagagtggcagggggaggcaggagagggtaTTTGGAGTAAGTGGTAGAAGTGGATGATGGCTGTTAGCTGACTGAACTGGAGTTAGCTAGGTAAATGTGTTGCAGGGTTGATGGGTGAAGCAGATCATGCCAGGAAAAGGaaacagggttgctgtgaggattatatGAGATCATCATGTTAACATGTTTATCATAGTACCAGGCACactgtaagtgctcagtaaatgttagaacTGTTATTGTTTTTGTCACTGTTAAGACTTGGAGATGAGAAAATCGTGGTTAGTTTGTGCAATTGCAAACAGCTGTTTACAGCTGGCACACGTTATAAAGACGGTGGTGTGGTGAGAGAGAAGGCTGGAGAGTTAGAGGTATTTCATGTAATGTCTTCTGTGCCATCTTAATGATACCCTGTTTTCTAGGGGGAGACTGTAGGttttaagcagagaaggaaattaggcttgtattttaaaaagactattttgACAATAATGTGGTTAATACATTGGAGGGGTCAAGACTGAAGGAGAGTATTGCTGCAAACTAGGAGAGAAATGGTGGTGTCCTGATCAAGTAGCTGGAGTTCACAGATGCAAAGAATCAGAATCAGTTGAACTGTGAGATGGATTAGATATAGGTCATGACAGAGAGGGAAGACTGAGGGTGGTATCCAGGTTTTTGGCTTGGATATCTATGTGGATAATATTGCTAAATACTGAGTTAGGAAacatgaggggtttttttttggtttgttttttgtattttttggtaGGGAGGGATGCATATGATGAGGAGTGGTGACATAGATGAAAAACTgtaaaatttaatgaaatcacCTGAACTAGTTGATGTGTaatttttcatggaatatctccAAATCAAGAGGTCTGGATTCCAGTTCCAGCTTTACTACTTagtagttgtgtgaccttgggtaggtcACCAACCTCTTTGATTTATAATTACTGCATTTCTAAAATTTGGATATTAGTATCTGtccattcattccataaatattgaaCATATTCTACATGCCACACATGTAGCAAGGCACTGGGAATGTGCAAACGTTTTTGCTTCAAGGAATTTATAGAATCTAGAAGCAACTACTGTGTAGGTAAGCAACTGTAATATGGCATTTGTTATAATAAGATATATGAAACTTTAATGAGACTACAGAGGAAGGAGTTTAttgaggggtggggatgggatcAAGGTAAAAATCACAGAGAAGGTAAAACTTGAgcttattttgaaaggaaaagcaGGGATTTGCCAAGTAATCAAAGATAGTTGACAGAGGAGTTGTTGTGAGGTTTATTTTGAATGACAGTGTTTAAAATGTAACAATTACTGTGAAATCTGAGTAATAGTATTACTAAAGAGTGTTTATAGAGTGCTAAATGTCCGAATGAAATAGTAAGTACTGTCCTAGCAATATACCTATTACCAAAAATAGCAGTATCTGGTAATTTCattattcttctttgttttctttctttcttttttttttttagtgttcctCTGAACAGCAGGGAGAATATCTCTGATCCTACCTCACCCCTGAGAACCAAATTTGTGTACCATTTGTCCGACCTGTAAGAGATTTTCCTTCATACTAATATAGATATTGAAGTCAATAACTTTTATTAAATTGTTAGTAAGaatgtttttgaaaacaaattggGGTATAAACATTTACCAATATAATTTGAACTTTGAATACATTAATTCCTGTGTTAATCATTAGGTATCATAAATTCATAAAACTTTATCACAGATAAAAGTTAGCTGTAAATTTATTCTAAAGATGAAATTATTGCCATTAGTACGAAGGACCAATTAGTCTTTATAGTTCAATAATCAGACACATTAACATGCAGGTGTTTCTTTGGAAACTATAGAATccaacataaaaaattaaagaacaaacccTTCTTTGTTACTATAAATAACTCATTTACTCCTACTACCTCACAATCATATTatcatattattaattatattgctTCCTTTCAACTGAAGGTTGAAAAATTACGTAAATAATTCTGTATAATAGAGACGTTGAAGTCTGAAAGGAGTCACCCTTTGTCAGAACTAATTGATTTTGGATAGAAATGGATAGTTACTCAGATTCTGAGACAACATTTGATGGGGGTTGTCTAATGcatctgtttgtttttcagcTGTAAAAAATGTGATCCTACAGAAGTGGAGCTGGATAATCAAGTAGTTACTGCCACCCAGAGCAATATCTGTGATGAAGACATTGAGACTTGTTACACTTATGACAGAAACAAGTGCTATACAAACAGAGTCCCACTTACCTATAGTGGTAAGACCAAAATGGTGGAAACAGCTTTGACCCCGGATTCCTGCTATCCTGACTAATTTAAGTCATTGCTGACTGCACAACTCCTTATCTTGAGAGGCTCTCCATTTTGATTCCAGGTAGTTAATATATTTACTACCAGTGAATGTGAAACCatgatttttttggggggataaTATAAAACTAACTAccccactcccccccacccccctgcccccgggaaaataactgaaatagtagcattgttattttttaaggtaaatatctagcatttaaaaaaataaacaaggggagaaaataaaactcaaaagagtaaaaataaggaGACATAattaaattttgcctttttttttttttggctttgcccTGGAGAGCCCAAGCTTTTGCGCATTCCACACTATTCTCTTCAAAAAAAGTATCACTGTGCAGagaaaatttatatgtatatataggtcAATTGTTTGTcttcattagaaaaataataattggaaaatatgttttggaaatattcataaaataatttaaaatggatctctaATATTTATGAAACCAATTAGCTGAAAGTGACATAATTAAGcatataattgaaaaatatattttgatataacAGATTTGGGAGCAAATGATAtggattttttaataaaatttttttgataatcaGGATAGTGTGAGAAATTCCCATTAGAAATCACCTCTGTTATAACTGAATCTAACAAATTATGTATTCCAAAATATGTATTCTCCAGCACAGTTTGAACAATTAAATAGATTCATAAGCATATACCTGTGTGAAATAATTTACTGGAAAAAAGTTTGCTTGTGTTAACTTCGCTGTATGTAagttaaaatatcatttatgggacttccctggtggtgcagttgttaagaatccgcctgccaatgcaggtgacacaggttcatgccctggtccaggaagatcccacagtccgcatagcaactaagcctgtgtgccacaactactgggcctgcactctagagcctgtgagccacaactactgagcccacatgccacaactcctgaagcccaggcgcctagagcaccaccctgcaacaagagaagccactgcaatgagaagctcgcgcgctgcaaccagagaaagcccgtcacagcaacgaagacccagtgcagccaaaaataaataaataaataaacaaaaatatcatttattactGAGGAACAGTTTGTAAGTATAATTATGCATTAATCACTGAATTCAAACCTGTAATATTTGAGGTAGCTTTGTCATTTTAtacctaaaattaaataaaaaggccAGGTCCATCCTGAGAAATATAGTGTTTCTCATGGCACATAAAACTTCTTATGGCAGAAAGTCAAGGCCAATTGGCATACATATCTAAGACTACTGTGGAAAGTAAATGCTGACCCTGCATTTAAAGTAATGAGAAGCTGATTAGTAAAATCAGTTTCTTGAAGAAacattgttctgttttcttttttttcaaatggtaaTAGTCATTTTTAATAACTTCCACTGTGTTCATACTGAttgttcagtgtttttttttttttttttagggataaGGCTCCGACACTCTGGTACTTCAGTAGGAATCATAGTTTTGACATGCTAAAGGCAAATCATTCTTGACCAATCTTCAATCTGGTATGTGGTTTTAGCCAAGAATTTGAACTTTATTTAATCAGTAAACAGTTATTGAATATTTACCACATGCAAGGAACTCTGCTAGATTTTTGGTGATTAATCTGTGATAAGTGCCCTCAAGATAGTGCCACTCACTTCCTAGACCTCTGCTCAGTTGGATCCCAGTTCAGTTCGGTAACAATCTTCACCATGAAGCTCACCCtgactacttaaaaaaaattgcaaatccTGTTCCCTGTCTTGGTTTATTCCACCCCCATGTACTTATCACCCTCTAGCAGACTAtatcattttacttatatattatgTTTATGGTGTCTCCTCCACAACAATGCATAAGTGCCGCAAGCACAGCCATTTTTATTTTGCCCATTGATGTATCCCCAGCACTGGGAAGGGTGTCTGGCACGTagagaagctcaataaatatttgttgaatgaatgaatatgagtACAGCTTAGTTGAGGAAACAAGACATATGCATAATCACAGTCACTTGGCAGAGTCACGTAAAGCAAAGAAATAGGTTTCGAAGTGTTCTGAGTATTTATGGGAGACTtctcccccagttttattgagatataactgacatacaacttTGTATAagttttaaggtgtacagcagaaTGACTTCACATGCTTATCTATTGTGAAATTGTTGCCACAATAAGTTTCGTTAAcgtccatcacctcatataggtacaaattttttttcccttgtgatgagaacttttaggggGAGACTGTTTCTGAAGAGGCTCCTCTACTGTATTCCCATATTTGCCTTAGTTTCTCTGCATAtccaataaaaaaagtttttggtACCATGTTGCAAATTCTCGTAGGAGAGAGCCCTATGCCAGTATTATTGCCTCATTAAATGCCAGCTGGAAGAGGACTGCAAACTTAAAGTCCTGCGGGTCTTCCTTCTTTCAGAAGTTCAGTTAAACTCTAGAATTATCATATTGATAATAACTTAGCACTTATACTAAGTGCTAGGTGTTAGTCTAAGTGCTTTATTAAGCATTAACTCATTCAGTATAAATCCAGAGTAGCAGGTGACTCTTAAATGAGTTACTGAAGAGTGATTAAAGCCTTCCTGTTAGTTTCATTCATACATTTAAGTGGACAATTTAGCAGGGATACATGAGAAGTCAGTGCAGATGAAGCAGCTGTGAAAGGAacctttcctttgtctttgtgTGAGGTCCATGGGCTGTTCCCAACCAATGATGACTGAGTGTGGCAAAGATACTAAGACAAGCTTTGGGGTGGCAGTGTGTATAGTGGTTAAATCCATGGCCTAGCTTGGAATACTCTGCTTAGAGACTAACAAGTCACCAAGGGCAAGTTTATTCAATGTAAGGttgaaaaatgagtaaaaataacTATCTCATGAAATAACTATCTTATAAAAGTAAGCATACATGCCATAATGTATGCTTAACACACTTAACACAGCTTTTATAGCTTTTAGTAACCTTCTGTAAATTACAGTTGATGTTATGTGTTGTCTTTTGGCTCTTTGCTCAGGCAACAAATCAGAGAAAAATGTGAACACATAttagatcagtgattctcaaactttaatgtgtgtGAGACTCACCTGGAGGACTCATTGAAACAGATTGCTGAGCCCCACCCTCAGAGATGCTGATTAAGTAGTTCTGGGATGCCACAGGAGAAATTGCACGTCAAAAAAAAGTCCccggtgctgctgctgctgcctgggAATTGCTTTAGAACCACGACTTTAGAATTATAAACCTCCATCTCCACCTAGTGGCTGATTTATGAAATACAATACATATGCATTTTAACACGtttcatttagtcctcataaGTGTCCTGTGAAATAatcattgtcttcattttacaaaacatGAAACTAAGATACAAAGAGTTAAAGTAATCTTATTAAGGTTTGACAAATAGTATATGGAGAACTGATAATTGGATCCAGACTGTGAGGCTCCAAAGCCGATGATCTCATTCAATGTTATCCTgtctaaaatacatttttcagacCATTTgctccagtaattccacttctgaggaAGTAATCAGAAGTATGGACAAAGAGGAATAAAGATATTTATCataacattatttattatagtGAAAATTCATAAGAGACTTTAAGTCCATCATTGAAGGGAATGATAATATAGTATATACTTGAGAATATTTTACAGACAACAAACATGAAgctttaagtatttttaattatatggaAATTGCTTATATAACGTGAAGAGGGAAATGTAGgctatttcataaaataattactTCAAGACCCTCCCTCCCTTAtacacataaaagagaaaatagaccAAAGTATTAACATTGGCTAGTGGGattatgtgttatttttatttgtttatcttttactttttattacttgCCAAATATTCTACAATGAGTATGTATTTCGGTAACTAGaaaaatattgttattaatttttatttttaatcaattatattaaaatttgggaaattctaaatttctgtccatttgcaaaatgtatttaaagaaaaagtgacatttatttagcatctactcTGTTCTCAGCACAATGCCAGTTACTGTGATAGTTACATGAGATGAATAAGAACTGAGCCTCCCTTTTTAggagttttcttccctcttctgtagGTAGAACTAACACAGGAAAAAATCAGCACATGATATAAGACAGTGAGTGATTAAATATAAAGAACGATGTGCTGTGAGCCTTCATGGAAGTTGGGGAGCTTAGGGCTAGGGTAATCTTGGAGGAGATATTAACGGAATAGGGCCTTCATGGATGGAAGTAGAACTTTCTAGAACTACATGAGCCAGGCAAAGAGACAGGAGGAAGCATAACATACATGTAGGAATAGAGAGAGGATTGGCCTGCCCCTCTTTCTTTGTGTTGTGTATTGAACCTGTCATTTACATGCTTCATTTATATAAATCCCCTCAAATTGGTGATATTCAGTTTTTTTCAGTGGTTGAGACCTTTGTGTTCCTTCTCTGGTGAGTGTGCAGTTACCCCTTACTTACAGGAAATAGCCTAGCACTTCACCATTCCAACTTTGATCTACCAACTGGCTGAttcagcatcatctgggagcaTGTTCATTATACAGAAATACAGGCCCCACTCCAGATCACAGAACCAAAGCCTTCATTTTAATAAGATTCATGTGCACGTTAATGCTCGAGAAACTTTGATGTAGCGTGCTGTGATTAGACTCACTCTTTAAGGGCATGGTGGATGATTTGGGAGGACCACATATTAACCAACACTTGAGAAGGAATATTTTTGCCAGGTTAACCATAGCAAATACCTGCTGTAAACAGCGCAGAGAAGAATGAGGCATGGTTATTTGGATAAGTACAGAGGAaactactgtcttttttttttgtggtacacgggcctctcactgttgtggcctctcccgttgcggagcacaggctccggacgcgcaggctcagcggccatggctcacgggcccagctgctccgcggcatgtgggatcctcccggaccggggaacgaacccgcgtcccctgcatcggcaggcggactctcaaccactgcgccaccagggaagcccctactgtcCCATTTTGACGAAGCACAGAAATGGCGGGTGCAGATGCTGTGTCCTCAGGGAGATGAAATGGGGCACTGTGATAGCAGAGGACCTTGACTGGGAAGGTGATGGGGCATTGAGGGCAGCTTCATCTATTTCACAGTTACATCTGTGTTGAATTACAGCTTAGTTTCCTCTTTGCTCCTTTATTTGAAGAATTCTGCTCTTTCAGCATGGTATTCTGTTTGTTACCAGCTGAATCCTGTTTATTGGCTATGAattcaaagggagagaaaaagatccAGTGGCTGATGTTACTGGGTTAGGGATGAGGTGCAGAGGCATG contains:
- the JCHAIN gene encoding immunoglobulin J chain, with the protein product MKNYLLFWGVLAIFVTAVLVTAQDEDERTVLVDNKCKCARITSRIIPSAEDPSQDIVERNIRIIVPLNSRENISDPTSPLRTKFVYHLSDLCKKCDPTEVELDNQVVTATQSNICDEDIETCYTYDRNKCYTNRVPLTYSGKTKMVETALTPDSCYPD